One Tachysurus vachellii isolate PV-2020 chromosome 5, HZAU_Pvac_v1, whole genome shotgun sequence genomic window, ATATATTTTAAGCATAGTAACAAGCAGCTTTATATCAAGAGGTCCACTTTTTCCTGAACAATATTTAACACTTAACTGCAACagtaattttattattacattctcTCATGTTTTTGTGTAAGGTGAGGATGTCTCCAGAAAACTGCTGAATATCACTGACAACAGATCTTTCAAAAAAGAGGGCAAAATGACTCATAAATTCTGATAATATTGTATGTGCTGTTTAACCAGTTTCACACCAGAATAACCATACGATAAATGTGTACAAATTCAAACTAACAAAGGCAACTAAATTTCACTGAAATGCAGTtctaataaaagtgaaaaagctCATCTGCACATCTAACCTGAGTGGTATCTTGTCTTAACTAACAAATTAACTAACTAAAAATGTCTTAACTAACAAATGTGAGgccaagatttttattttgtgtacaaaattcaacaaaatcaaatctatataaaataaaagaaatcctGCAATGTACCAAGAAAAATAGTCACTTTATATATTTCGTGGTTAGCTTTGAAATTGTACtatgaaaatgaattaaatgtacaCTGAACATATAAAACTATACGTATGCTCTCCTTTTGAAAATATTGAATATAGTTATTTACACATTATTccaattattcattcaaattcttatttgtaaaaaaattcatattaaaaatacatttgaaaaacatgtaaaatgtgaagtgtgtatataaatgatttGTAACTGTGTGAATGTACATAATCATGACAGAAGAAAGCATAATTTGCTTTAAGATGTGAGATCTTTATTAGCAGAACAATCATGTATTTTTTCACTACACTTATGGaaaacacaatatttacaaaacaaaatttttcaataaaaatatcttaTAATTACAATAGCATATAGATATTTTCTTACACATACAATTATAGAACAtcctatttttatatttacaggaTTATTTGTCAACATGTATATTTTctttacaatattaaacaatTCAATTGCAGAGAAATCcctgtttaaaacaaatcatcTATCTTTAACAATAGATGTCAATATTTTAACTTTCAATGTTATTTTCAATGTACTGTAAAGCTTTACAGTATGAAGATTCTTAGTAAAAATTAGACAAGATTTTTCCTGGTATGTTCAATTACcaataaggaaataaaagagagagagagagagagagagagagagagagagagagagagagagagagagagagagagagagagagtgattttTATCATTATCCAAATTCAGCATTTCCTTCACTGACAGATAATATAGTGAACGGAGAAGAAGACTGGCTGCCTCAGCCATCACTGACAGTtaacactgaaatgtttataaattatGGTTTAGAAGCCATTAGTTTCAGAACTGCTTCGCAATCCCACGTTGGGCCTGGTGTGTGTTGAATATGCTGCCAAAGCTTGGCTTGGCTTTGGATGGGTTCACTGCACACCTGTGAGAAGCGAATGAATAGAGGGGGTGTGTGAACGGCTTGTTGCAGACTGACTGGCGCCACCGACAAAACATAGAGCACGcttgatcaacaacccaaaacaAACCGGCTCAGACAACAAGCATAGCACTACGCAGTCCACAGCTCCTAGTCTCTCTGtccacatttgcacacacacacacatacacacacacacacacacacacacacacatacacacacacatatatacacacacagctgcagtcAAACCAGACTGGATACTTCACCTTCGAGCCACTGATTTAACCCTCCGTTAGTGAGATTGCTACACTAGGGACAGTTATTGCACAAAGTACAGCTGCAGCCGAGTGCCACCAGTGCTCAAATATCCTACAGTGCAACCactaataaatataacacacaccGTTGCACCGAATacaaatttcaatttaaattccaTTAATGATAGACACTATCAATATTAACAATTAAATATCAATGCACCTTCTTGCTGTGCAAGGCTTTTTTTAGAGCTGAATGTAAGATTAGTGTTATTACTGCAACTGTCCTTACAAGGCTTTATTCATAACTCTTTTGCTGTCACAAGTTTAAACTTGTTTCTGAAATTAGCATATAGTTTATAGCTGCTGAATTTCTCatcagtgtacagtatgttggaCTGTTGGAGTAACTGCTGGAGGAGGAATCTAACGGCTCAGTTTGAAAAATGATCTCTCAGTAAAATCTCATAGTTCTTAGTAAAATCTCATAAATCTCATAAAATCTCAcgaaatgaaatattattttgaagatacaattttggttgtttttcttttaacaggCTATTCTAAAGTCTACTCTAATTCACTTCGTGTTATGggaatgttttacattttcttctgtCATGCCACCCCCCAGTAATgcacagtaatacacagtaACTGTATTACTGTGAACAATACTACCATAATCATCAACTTGTTACTGAAGTCAACATATTCTCTCTAATGAGAAAACATGTGCAAATATATTCagtttttacaaaaaatatactCACCACTGCGATATGCTGCATTTTAGCTGCACAAAATTGTGTCCTCCTGCTTATTGACAACTGGTGTCCTCTGAAAACAGGTAAATAGGTAAACAGGTAAACAGGTGAAGTCTCACTGTCCTCTCACATTGAAAGGCCACAGTATTTAAACAAGATGCCTAATTCCTGCGTTTGCTCGCTGCTCTAAATAAACTACTTTTTATTCCGTTGAAAGCACGAACAATGGACATGTGTCATGCGTTAAAAACggacaaaagagaaaaagaaagaaaccgcACAGGCCGCTTGCAGTCTGCGGTGTGCTGCGTGAGGCGACGTAAATGAAAAAGCTTTACGGGATGGACATGACGCTGGATGCACATCACACAGTGCTACAGCTGAACAATATGGTTTAGGACAAAGCCAGAGCGCGCAGGCTGCTCACCTGCTCTGTGTTGAGGACGGAGAGCGGGGTGCGGATGGAGCTCCGCAGCCACGTCCCGCTGTGTTCGGTGTGCTCGGTGCGCTCGAGCGCCAGCTGCAGGTCCAGGATGTAGTCGATGACGTGCTGCAGGATCTCCACGCGGCTCACGCGCCGGTGCTGCGGGATGGTGGGCACCAGGCGCTTTAGACGACTGTAGCAATCGTTCATGTCGTGCTGTAGGCAGCACAGATCAGGCTCGGCCGAGAGTTCAGAGCAGCTGCACGAGTCCCTCTGGGCCCGAGGCAGAATGGTAGCCTTCATCTTCTCATTCAAggtaaatattgcaaaaaataaaaaagaagaagaaaaagaaataggaaAGCGTCAGCTCGCGTCTTGCTGATCGGTATGGAAATAGCAAAGAAGTGCAGGAACATGAGATGAGACAGGAGTCGTTATTCTGCTGCCATTCTCCAGCTCCATTCACTCAGGCGCGGGCCGTCTGGAGCCGATGTGTCTCCGCTGTACATTTATAGGAGAGAAAAAGGAGGCGGCGCTGCCGAAGCCGTGCGCGCGaccgcgcgcacacacacacacacacacactcctggagGAGAAGGCGCTCAATCACAGCGCTCCCCATGAGAGTGATGGAGCACGGAGACCTGGAACAAGGCGGGTCTCTAAACTGCGGTGGGTCTCTAGCACACGGAGTTAGACAGGgaggaatatgtgtgtgtgtgtgtgtgtgtgtgtgtgtgtgtgtgtgtgtgtgcgtgcgcttGTGGGTGTTTATGTATGGTTAAGTTTACGGACCAGTTGCTTATGCTAAAAAGTGGACAGACGTTACATTTTAATTGCAGGAATCAACTCAGTATAATTCGCAACTCAATAAAAGGACCCAAAAGTCTGCAAACTAATTATTATCTATATAAATacatgtagatagatagatagatagatagatagatagatagatagatagatagatagatagatagatagattcccgaatttaattaatatattaattcatcatttcatttcataattATTTTCAGTATCATAAGGTGTTTATCATTGTACATTAGGGGGGATAAAGACAAATCAAATGACTGACTGCTGTAACCTCAGCAATGAAACAGTGAGTTTCACTACTCTTTGCTGTGATGGATTCTTCCCTCTTTTTGGCAACTGGTTTGCTTCCCACAGAAGAAGGACAAGTGCCAACTGTGTGATGTCACTCAttgacacacagtcacacatattAGCATCTAGTCAAATACTGCAAGTCCAGGGAACTGTTTGCTTCTTTGGAAGTCAGGTTTCTCATCATTCCTTCCATGTCATTTTAGCTTCTTTTCATGTTATGGCCCAGTAAGACAAATGAAGATTTAAGTTTTATGTAACtaatgtgagtttttttttaaccactgcCTGCTTTATGGAGGTTGCCTCTAAAAGAGCCTCCAGCATAGCAGGTGCAAAGAGTTTCCAAATAGCGCTATCAGTCATGTTCTGCATGAGGTGGGGGTTTGTGTGCTTACTCCAGTGCTGGTATCCTCATTCCATAACAAAACCACTTACTGTGCAAAAATCCTAACAGTTTTCCTTTAccacaaaacacatacatatcTAATACcattgtagtagtagtagtagtagtagtagtagtagtagtactagtagtagtatAAAAAGAGCAAAATCTTTACAGTTGTATAGTAAAAATCAATTCTAActaaaatgttaaatttgaACAATTTTATTCTTGGCTTAATTAACTCAGTATATTGATCTAAGTCAATAGAACACTGCAACAGAGGATTACCATGTTAGAAAAATTCAGAAAGAGAACTCTTTTACATCAGTAATCATTAACCAATCAAAAAGCCATTCTTATCTATCAAGGTATAAATATTAACTAAggtacattaaataataataataattttagacATATACAGTAGAATATGTATATTCTATAGGATAGAAGTTGATTATAAAAGTTATAGTTTCTGTCtataacacaaaataattttaaaggTCTATTTCCCCCCAAACATGATTACAACACATTgagttgttttctgttttttgacTGTACAGGGATCagaaaataacacaatattttacttttgtaaaatattctGCCCTTTTCGCAGTATGTTCTTGAAGAAAATACTTTGAGATTATCAATTTGCAGTAGCTCCTAATCTCCATGTTGACCTTGTGGGAGTGTGTCTAGTGTCCAGCAAGCTAGACAAAACCTGCTATCTCGCTATCTTACTCAAAGCCAGCTCTTCAAAAGCCTGGAGTGGATGAATCTTTGATGGTGACCTTTCCTGGAATGCaccctccccatctctctctctctctctctctctctctctctctctctctctctcttaatctggACACGCTAAGTAATCAAAGTAATCTTGTCAAAAATATCCCTCATTTTCAATAAAGGGTcatctaaatgtttttataaagaaaaaaggtcaaatgttaaatagaaacaaaaaaatgtgtatatgtattttctAACTCAAAACATCATGAGCTCAGTGAATCATCCAGTGGATGATTCAGCTTCAAGCATTCTGTTTGATGCTGTAGAGGACAGCACTTCTAGATAGTGTGGACGTATCACATTTCAATTGCATCACTGCTGCAGATAAACAATTAAAAGATGCTGCCACCATTAATGAGAAGGAGAATAAATGTTAACCTGTAAAACTGTGCATTAAAATATCCGCTGCCTCGAGGCCTGGGTTTATAATTACCATTATCCACATTCAACACATTCGAGCCTGAGTCATTTATTACCCTGCATGTGTATACTCCACTTTCAGTTCTATAAACTCTTATGACTTCCTAAATCCATCCAGTCAGCATGAGACTTAAGCATGTAAGCAATGAATAGATTTTTCAATATGACCTCTTACCTAAGAACCAAATACTTACCAAATCTATGTAGAATTTGGACTCACCTAAACAGTCCATCATTGTACCAGTTTGTTCAGGGTGTTTTAACCTCATTGAC contains:
- the id4 gene encoding DNA-binding protein inhibitor ID-4 translates to MKATILPRAQRDSCSCSELSAEPDLCCLQHDMNDCYSRLKRLVPTIPQHRRVSRVEILQHVIDYILDLQLALERTEHTEHSGTWLRSSIRTPLSVLNTEQRTPVVNKQEDTILCS